In Miscanthus floridulus cultivar M001 chromosome 5, ASM1932011v1, whole genome shotgun sequence, one genomic interval encodes:
- the LOC136449414 gene encoding uncharacterized protein — MGSQAIEAHRAGAEVYSGAALCAEKSTELLAEAHLPLGLLPLADMEEVGYNRATGFVWLRQKKALTHTFRQIGRQVSYAAEVTAFVEDRRMKRMTGVKTKELLIWVTLSDMFVHKDDQSNITFKTPTGLGRTFPVSAFAKEGAADAAAKPKDAPAAANGNKEAVTAGKAAASK; from the coding sequence ATGGGTTCGCAGGCCATCGAGGCGCACCGCGCGGGCGCGGAGGTGTACAGCGGCGCGGCGCTGTGCGCGGAGAAGTCGACGGAGCTGCTGGCGGAGGCGCACCTCCCGCTGGGTCTGCTGCCGCTGGCGGACATGGAGGAGGTGGGCTACAACCGCGCCACGGGCTTCGTGTGGCTGCGCCAGAAGAAGGCGCTCACGCACACGTTCCGCCAGATCGGCCGCCAGGTCTCGTACGCCGCCGAGGTCACCGCCTTCGTCGAGGACCGGAGGATGAAGCGCATGACCGGGGTCAAGACCAAGGAGCTCCTCATCTGGGTCACCCTCTCCGACATGTTCGTCCACAAGGACGACCAGTCCAACATCACCTTCAAGACGCCCACCGGCCTAGGCAGGACCTTCCCCGTCTCCGCCTTCGCCAAGGAAGGCGCCGCCGACGCGGCGGCCAAGCCCAAggacgcccccgccgccgccaacGGTAATAAGGAGGCCGTCACCGCCGGTAAGGCTGCTGCCAGCAAGTGA
- the LOC136449413 gene encoding uncharacterized protein translates to MARYGSLLAVAAALLVATAAAVPPTCERIECPAYEVVDSANGFEIRRYTDAMWITTAPIDDISFVAATRIGFLQLFNYIQGKNAYNETIEMTAPVLTRVSPSDGPFCASSFAISFYVPAKNQADPPPAEGLRVERWAGARYAAVRRFGGFVADADVGEQAARLDGSLQGTRWAAAVNDARRADPASPYTVAQYNSPFEFSGRVNEIWMLFDDAAAAATSM, encoded by the exons ATGGCGCGGTATGGCAGCCTGCTCGCCGTCGCCGCGGCGCTGCTCGTCGCCACCGCCGCGGCGGTGCCGCCGACGTGCGAGCGCATCGAGTGCCCGGCGTACGAGGTGGTGGACAGCGCCAACGGGTTCGAGATCCGGCGGTACACGGACGCCATGTGGATCACCACGGCGCCCATCGACGACATCTCCTTCGTCGCCGCCACGCGCATCGGCTTCCTCCA ACTGTTCAACTACATCCAGGGCAAAAACGCGTACAACGAGACGATCGAGATGACGGCGCCGGTGCTAACGCGGGTGTCGCCCAGTGACGGGCCCTTCTGCGCCTCTTCCTTCGCCATCAGCTTCTATGTGCCGGCCAAGAACCAGGCGGACCCGCCGCCGGCTGAGGGCCTGCGAGTGGAGCGCTGGGCCGGGGCAAGGTACGCGGCCGTGCGCCGCTTCGGGGGATTCGTGGCGGACGCCGACGTCGGGGAGCAGGCGGCGCGGCTCGACGGCAGCCTCCAGGGCACCAGATGGGCCGCCGCCGTCAACGACGCGCGTAGGGCCGACCCGGCCTCGCCTTACACCGTCGCGCAGTACAACTCGCCCTTCGAGTTCAGCGGCAGGGTCAACGAGATTTGGATGCTGTTCGAcgacgccgctgccgccgccaccagTATGTGA
- the LOC136449412 gene encoding uncharacterized protein isoform X2 produces the protein MEPSLCTPHATVTAANAAPLSVRHRGAHRAGGAVRAHRHHQGAAAGEPGDPHQQVVPAKGRGPPALPNAALRVGAGVALALALGGVSWTARGGSTGAAPVTQPAMVCALNGVTDAALRASAEQRGAATMKTSVDALSDSLFRREDSPRDRATLMDLVFEQVTKEHITDRGKLTSLLQEFSATRDSERKLDLGLLLTDVLINQPYFRHASQRDWQRAKEVCQQLTGRYQRDSRPYLHLPVVNMMIAVEAMLSPDTTTTDDIEKMTKTAMDACWKEFKNKSELAKGSADSTA, from the exons ATGGAACCGTCTCTGTGCACGCCGCACGCCACGGTGACCGCAGCAAATGCCGCCCCGCTATCCGTGCGGCACCGCGGCGCGCACAGGGCTGGTGGCGCCGTGCgcgcccaccgccaccaccagggggcggcggcgggggagcCAGGCGATCCCCACCAGCAGGTGGTCCCGGCGAAGGGACGAGGCCCGCCGGCGCTGCCCAACGCCGCGTTGAGGGTGGGCGCCGGCGTGGCGCTGGCGCTCGCGCTGGGCGGCGTCTCGTGGACGGCGCGCGGCGGGAGCACTGGCGCTGCCCCCGTCACGCAGCCGGCTATGGTGTGCGCCCTCAACGGCGTCACCGACGCTGCGCTCCGCGCCTCCGCGGAGCAGCGCGGCGCGGCGACCATGAAGACAAGCGTGGACGCGCTGTCCGACTCGCTGTTCCGGCGCGAGGACTCGCCCAGGGACCGCGCCACGCTCATGGACCTCGTCTTTGAGCAAGTCACCAAAGAG CATATCACCGACAGGGGGAAGCTGACGAGCCTGCTGCAGGAGTTCTCGGCTACCCGCGACTCGGAAAGGAAGCTTGACCTCGGATTGCTGCTCACCGACGTTCTAATCAATCAG CCCTATTTTCGACATGCGTCGCAAAGAGACTGGCAGAGGGCGAAAGAAGTTTGCCAGCAGCTCACAGGTCGCTACCAGCGTGACTCGAGGCCTTACCTTCACTTG CCTGTGGTCAACATGATGATAGCAGTGGAAGCCATGCTGTCCCCtgacaccaccaccaccgacgacATCGAGAAGATGACCAAGACCGCCATGGACGCCTGCTGGAAGGAATTCAAGAACAAGAGCGAGCTGGCCAAGGGGTCAGCAGATTCCACCGCCTGA
- the LOC136449412 gene encoding uncharacterized protein isoform X1, protein MEPSLCTPHATVTAANAAPLSVRHRGAHRAGGAVRAHRHHQGAAAGEPGDPHQQVVPAKGRGPPALPNAALRVGAGVALALALGGVSWTARGGSTGAAPVTQPAMVCALNGVTDAALRASAEQRGAATMKTSVDALSDSLFRREDSPRDRATLMDLVFEQVTKEHITDRGKLTSLLQEFSATRDSERKLDLGLLLTDVLINQRAKEVCQQLTGRYQRDSRPYLHLPVVNMMIAVEAMLSPDTTTTDDIEKMTKTAMDACWKEFKNKSELAKGSADSTA, encoded by the exons ATGGAACCGTCTCTGTGCACGCCGCACGCCACGGTGACCGCAGCAAATGCCGCCCCGCTATCCGTGCGGCACCGCGGCGCGCACAGGGCTGGTGGCGCCGTGCgcgcccaccgccaccaccagggggcggcggcgggggagcCAGGCGATCCCCACCAGCAGGTGGTCCCGGCGAAGGGACGAGGCCCGCCGGCGCTGCCCAACGCCGCGTTGAGGGTGGGCGCCGGCGTGGCGCTGGCGCTCGCGCTGGGCGGCGTCTCGTGGACGGCGCGCGGCGGGAGCACTGGCGCTGCCCCCGTCACGCAGCCGGCTATGGTGTGCGCCCTCAACGGCGTCACCGACGCTGCGCTCCGCGCCTCCGCGGAGCAGCGCGGCGCGGCGACCATGAAGACAAGCGTGGACGCGCTGTCCGACTCGCTGTTCCGGCGCGAGGACTCGCCCAGGGACCGCGCCACGCTCATGGACCTCGTCTTTGAGCAAGTCACCAAAGAG CATATCACCGACAGGGGGAAGCTGACGAGCCTGCTGCAGGAGTTCTCGGCTACCCGCGACTCGGAAAGGAAGCTTGACCTCGGATTGCTGCTCACCGACGTTCTAATCAATCAG AGGGCGAAAGAAGTTTGCCAGCAGCTCACAGGTCGCTACCAGCGTGACTCGAGGCCTTACCTTCACTTG CCTGTGGTCAACATGATGATAGCAGTGGAAGCCATGCTGTCCCCtgacaccaccaccaccgacgacATCGAGAAGATGACCAAGACCGCCATGGACGCCTGCTGGAAGGAATTCAAGAACAAGAGCGAGCTGGCCAAGGGGTCAGCAGATTCCACCGCCTGA